Genomic window (Pseudoliparis swirei isolate HS2019 ecotype Mariana Trench chromosome 23, NWPU_hadal_v1, whole genome shotgun sequence):
GCTGTGCGTGTTCTCTGGCTCGAGCCGGACCCCTGGGCCCCTGACCCTGGGCCCCTGACCCTGGGCCCCTGAACCTGGGCTCTCGCCGCACAGACAGCGCGGGCAGTGTGACGCTCGGCGCCCCGTGACGGGCGGGCAGCTAACATGGCAACACAAATAAAacgtttaaaatataaaaactcaTGACATAAgggtgggggcggggcctctagTGGATGTAGGCCCGGTAGACCGCAGACATGTCGTTGTCGGACTGGTCCAAGGCCTTGGCCCGCTTGTACACCTGCAAAGGAGAGCATGGCGTCATGGTCATGTCACCGGGAGAGGACGCGCCACGGCGGTCAGGACAGGGCGAGCGTTACCTCGTTGGCCGCCGCGGCCATCGGGGTCGGGTGGTTGGCCATGTCCCCCATGGAGATGGCGAGCCTCAGGTCCTTCTGGATGTGTTTCAAATAGTAGTCCGGCTTAAAGTTGCCCTGGAGAATATCTGGACACGCCGGAGGAAAGAGTGTTATTCTCCTCCAGACCTGCAGGGCTGAAGTTATACACGCTGTAAAAATGCAGAGGTCCGGTCTTACTTTGGCATTTCTGGTCCACGAAGGTGCTCGCCATCTGGCCCTGGCACAGGATGTCCAGGAAGGTCTGCTGTGATTGGCCCGTGGCCTGGGCCAGGGTCAGCCCCTCTGCTATGGTGGCCATGAAGCTGCCCTGCACCATGTTGAGGATCAGCATCATCCGCGCCGCATTGCCCGCTTCCCCTGAAACGCACACAGGGCCCACAGCCGTCctctggttagcttagcacgaCGCCCGGCTCCAGCTCCTCTGATGAAACTCTCCACGTGTGCACGGCGTACCCAGGAAGAAGGAGGTCTTGCCCATGGCCtggaagcagctgctgcagtcCTCGTACACGGTCCGGTCTCCGGCCGACAGGATGACCAGCATCCCGTCGTTGGAGAGCTGCTGGCTTCCTGCCACCGGGGCCTCCAGGAAACGGCCCCCCCGCGAGGTGATCACCTGACATCAGGGAACAGTTAATACAGCAGGATGCGATCCAATAATGGTAGTtgctactatatatatatatatgtaaacaaatatatttctaaataaatatgtacatttatttatttatatatatatctatttataaatatatatatttataactaaatagaaatatatatatttagttataaatgaatacatttataaatatatattaataaataaatacttttatgaatatatatttataaataaatatatataaataaataaatcgaaaacaaatatatatatatagatatatttcagatggaacaataataaaatatagcAGTATTTATGCTATCCAGATAACGGTAGCTGCTTCTACTGTATCTATTCCTGATGGATAAATTCCACAATTACTTTTAAAGGTTTGGATAGTTTGATGGAAAGAAGCTTTAAAATCATTTCAACAGTGCATGAATCGTTACTGGGTACCGAGTACGAGGTATGGCTGAGGCGTATAGGTGAGCTCACCCGTGAGAGCTCTGTGATGGTCTCGGGGTCCACGGTGGACATCTCCACATAGCACCTGCCTGGTCTGATTCCCTGCAGCACGCCGCTGGGCCCCATCACCAACTAGaggcaggcagacacacacacacacacacaggaggaggggggtggggtgtcAGTGACTCCCCTCCACAGGAAGCCGGGCCCTGCAGCTGGTACTCACATCCCGGGCCGCCTTGGGTCCAGAGACACAGGAGAACGTGATGTCACACGTGGACGCCACCTCGGCGGGGGTCCGGCCTAACCGGGCTCCTTCCTGGATGAACAGGTCACACTGCagcagagcgggggggggggggggatagagacAGTTATGACTCATCATCACGAGCCAACACAGGATGCTTCTAGTcagcaaacatgcatcaatCTGCCACAACCAATCAGATTAGTGCTGGCAACCTCCTCagttaatgtaaatatattgaaaaatgtatattattaaatataaatgcatatacATGTCAGGGCTctagactaactttttttactaggagcacagtggcccctaacttaaaattttaggggcgcaagcagaaaatttaggggcgcacactataaatcgacttgcaaagttttcccatcatttttactgtattactgataaataatttgacaatatacaatcttatgcctgtttgccttcatgaactgcaaaacattcacaacagagaactcttcagaagttactgtattgagtttaaacatattttaagagaaaacataccttgagcatgtgcatgttgcacttcgatgtggccaatcaaaacat
Coding sequences:
- the glyr1 gene encoding cytokine-like nuclear factor N-PAC isoform X5, producing MIKINKGKRFQQAVDAVEDFLKKAKGKEPNSESKGDSKGKKTPTKPLKILEEEDEDLSALKDPSEKDLTDSDPERPGPGLTRESSLVKDDPHFHHFLLSQCEKPASSMEPISKRLKIVEEDSGSTSIQAADSTAISGSITPTDKRIGFLGLGLMGSGIVSNLLKMGHVVTVWNRTAEKCDLFIQEGARLGRTPAEVASTCDITFSCVSGPKAARDLVMGPSGVLQGIRPGRCYVEMSTVDPETITELSRVITSRGGRFLEAPVAGSQQLSNDGMLVILSAGDRTVYEDCSSCFQAMGKTSFFLGEAGNAARMMLILNMVQGSFMATIAEGLTLAQATGQSQQTFLDILCQGQMASTFVDQKCQNILQGNFKPDYYLKHIQKDLRLAISMGDMANHPTPMAAAANEVYKRAKALDQSDNDMSAVYRAYIH
- the glyr1 gene encoding cytokine-like nuclear factor N-PAC isoform X1 codes for the protein MATAHLRIGDLVWGKLGRYPPWPGKVVSPPKDLKKPRGKKCHFVKFFGTEDHAWIKVEQLKPYHAHKEEMIKINKGKRFQQAVDAVEDFLKKAKGKEPNSESKGDSKGKKTPTKPLKILEEEDEDLSALKDPSEKDLTDSDPERPGPGLTRESSLVKDDPHFHHFLLSQCEKPASSMEPISKRLKIVEEDSGSTSIQAADSTAISGSITPTDKRIGFLGLGLMGSGIVSNLLKMGHVVTVWNRTAEKCDLFIQEGARLGRTPAEVASTCDITFSCVSGPKAARDLVMGPSGVLQGIRPGRCYVEMSTVDPETITELSRVITSRGGRFLEAPVAGSQQLSNDGMLVILSAGDRTVYEDCSSCFQAMGKTSFFLGEAGNAARMMLILNMVQGSFMATIAEGLTLAQATGQSQQTFLDILCQGQMASTFVDQKCQNILQGNFKPDYYLKHIQKDLRLAISMGDMANHPTPMAAAANEVYKRAKALDQSDNDMSAVYRAYIH
- the glyr1 gene encoding cytokine-like nuclear factor N-PAC isoform X3, translated to MATAHLRIGDLVWGKLGRYPPWPGKVVSPPKDLKKPRGKKCHFVKFFGTEDHAWIKVEQLKPYHAHKEEMIKINKGKRFQQAVDAVEDFLKKAKGKEPVRPRSTTRHAARHVTRYIDLVKDDPHFHHFLLSQCEKPASSMEPISKRLKIVEEDSGSTSIQAADSTAISGSITPTDKRIGFLGLGLMGSGIVSNLLKMGHVVTVWNRTAEKCDLFIQEGARLGRTPAEVASTCDITFSCVSGPKAARDLVMGPSGVLQGIRPGRCYVEMSTVDPETITELSRVITSRGGRFLEAPVAGSQQLSNDGMLVILSAGDRTVYEDCSSCFQAMGKTSFFLGEAGNAARMMLILNMVQGSFMATIAEGLTLAQATGQSQQTFLDILCQGQMASTFVDQKCQNILQGNFKPDYYLKHIQKDLRLAISMGDMANHPTPMAAAANEVYKRAKALDQSDNDMSAVYRAYIH
- the glyr1 gene encoding cytokine-like nuclear factor N-PAC isoform X2 is translated as MATAHLRIGDLVWGKLGRYPPWPGKVVSPPKDLKKPRGKKCHFVKFFGTEDHAWIKVEQLKPYHAHKEEMIKINKGKRFQQAVDAVEDFLKKAKGKEPNSESKGDSKGKKTPTKPLKILEEEDEDLSALKDPSEKLVKDDPHFHHFLLSQCEKPASSMEPISKRLKIVEEDSGSTSIQAADSTAISGSITPTDKRIGFLGLGLMGSGIVSNLLKMGHVVTVWNRTAEKCDLFIQEGARLGRTPAEVASTCDITFSCVSGPKAARDLVMGPSGVLQGIRPGRCYVEMSTVDPETITELSRVITSRGGRFLEAPVAGSQQLSNDGMLVILSAGDRTVYEDCSSCFQAMGKTSFFLGEAGNAARMMLILNMVQGSFMATIAEGLTLAQATGQSQQTFLDILCQGQMASTFVDQKCQNILQGNFKPDYYLKHIQKDLRLAISMGDMANHPTPMAAAANEVYKRAKALDQSDNDMSAVYRAYIH
- the glyr1 gene encoding cytokine-like nuclear factor N-PAC isoform X4, yielding MATAHLRIGDLVWGKLGRYPPWPGKVVSPPKDLKKPRGKKCHFVKFFGTEDHAWIKVEQLKPYHAHKEEMIKINKGKRFQQAVDAVEDFLKKAKGKEPLVKDDPHFHHFLLSQCEKPASSMEPISKRLKIVEEDSGSTSIQAADSTAISGSITPTDKRIGFLGLGLMGSGIVSNLLKMGHVVTVWNRTAEKCDLFIQEGARLGRTPAEVASTCDITFSCVSGPKAARDLVMGPSGVLQGIRPGRCYVEMSTVDPETITELSRVITSRGGRFLEAPVAGSQQLSNDGMLVILSAGDRTVYEDCSSCFQAMGKTSFFLGEAGNAARMMLILNMVQGSFMATIAEGLTLAQATGQSQQTFLDILCQGQMASTFVDQKCQNILQGNFKPDYYLKHIQKDLRLAISMGDMANHPTPMAAAANEVYKRAKALDQSDNDMSAVYRAYIH